Proteins co-encoded in one Papaver somniferum cultivar HN1 chromosome 5, ASM357369v1, whole genome shotgun sequence genomic window:
- the LOC113280053 gene encoding aspartic proteinase CDR1-like, with protein MKLIHRDSKESPLYQGDQLTREERLQRLVKQSKDQARYIESQILLHDNETLSMNPDAMRFPVVYESLKIYVAMVGVGTFDGSQEPFKNYYLMVDTGSDDTWLQCEGATKTFFQDKPLYPWNSSSTYRPVRCDTHPYCNGDRCNSDGQCIYEVRYASGSVSSGILAVENFTLGSNTGGLENIDLQMGCGFKQENFENYIGKNHLYGKRDVIAGILGLGPGEMSFLNQLGAAGEGKFSYCFEAFKYHIEGSDTYLRFGADATIGSASQKVRTTPIVVPPFRAYAYYLNLEDISVGNKRINFPSGTFELKSQKEGGAIIDSGSSISTMYKDHFDIVADLVKEHFKKFGVKYIGIRGYYDVCFRLRGRFDIANYPSITLHFQRADYVISDYQANFVMMDTKTICLGYYRDNKNMPSFILGAMQQANKRILYNIMERSLSFATEYCGLGS; from the coding sequence ATGAAGTTGATTCATAGAGACTCCAAGGAATCGCCTTTATATCAAGGTGACCAATTAACAAGAGAAGAAAGGCTTCAGAGACTCGTAAAACAATCCAAAGATCAAGCACGTTACATCGAGTCACAAATATTACTCCATGACAATGAAACACTCTCCATGAATCCCGATGCTATGCGTTTTCCTGTAGTTTACGAATCACTTAAAATTTACGTTGCAATGGTTGGTGTAGGTACATTTGATGGTAGCCAAGAACCATTCAAGAATTACTATTTGATGGTTGATACAGGTAGTGATGATACTTGGCTTCAATGCGAAGGTGCCACTAAAACTTTCTTTCAGGATAAGCCACTTTATCCTTGGAACTCGTCATCTACGTATCGTCCTGTTCGTTGTGATACTCATCCTTATTGCAATGGAGATAGGTGCAATTCTGATGGTCAATGCATTTATGAAGTACGCTATGCGAGTGGAAGTGTTTCATCTGGTATTTTAGCAGTAGAAAATTTTACTCTAGGATCCAATACTGGTGGCCTTGAAAATATTGATTTACAGATGGGTTGTGGATTTAAGCAAGAGAATTTTGAAAACTATATCGGTAAGAATCATTTATATGGCAAACGTGATGTTATTGCAGGAATACTCGGTTTAGGACCAGGAGAAATGTCTTTTCTAAATCAATTAGGTGCCGCCGGAGAAGGAAAATTTTCCTACTGTTTCGAGGCGTTTAAGTATCATATTGAGGGATCAGATACATATTTAAGGTTTGGTGCAGATGCAACAATTGGAAGCGCATCTCAAAAAGTACGTACAACTCCCATTGTTGTGCCTCCTTTTCGGGCTTATGCTTATTACTTAAATCTCGAAGATATTAGTGTAGGTAACAAAAGAATAAACTTCCCCAGTGGTACTTTTGAGCTTAAATCCCAAAAAGAAGGCGGTGCTATCATAGATAGTGGTTCTTCAATATCCACGATGTATAAAGATCATTTTGATATAGTTGCCGATTTGGTGAAGGAACATTTCAAAAAGTTTGGGGTTAAATATATTGGTATCCGGGGATATTATGATGTTTGTTTCCGTCTACGTGGAAGATTTGATATTGCTAACTATCCTTCCATAACACTTCATTTTCAACGGGCCGATTACGTTATTTCAGATTATCAAGCTAATTTTGTGATGATGGACACTAAGACTATCTGCTTAGGCTATTACCGAGATAACAAAAACATGCCATCTTTTATTTTAGGAGCAATGCAGCAAGCTAATAAACGAATTTTGTATAATATTATGGAACGGTCACTCTCATTCGCTACAGAGTATTGTGGATTAGGTTCATGA